A genome region from bacterium includes the following:
- a CDS encoding flavin reductase family protein has product MERKPGASRGAVVMDAAVRKRVLRLLTYGMYILTAAAGDDLAAGTVTWLSQASFTPLLVMVGIRRDGHVHEVVGRSRAFAVNVLASTQQEIASAFFRPSVADGGRINGYAFERAPSTGAPLLLDLPAWFEARVTDAVTRGDHTIFVAEVVGTGLRDPGAAPLALTQTPWSYAG; this is encoded by the coding sequence ATGGAAAGGAAGCCGGGCGCGTCGCGAGGAGCCGTCGTCATGGATGCCGCCGTACGAAAACGAGTCCTGCGCCTGCTGACCTACGGCATGTACATCCTCACCGCCGCCGCAGGAGACGACCTCGCCGCGGGGACGGTTACCTGGCTGTCTCAGGCGTCATTTACCCCGCTGCTGGTGATGGTCGGGATCCGCCGGGATGGCCACGTCCACGAGGTCGTGGGCCGAAGCCGCGCGTTTGCCGTCAACGTCCTGGCGTCGACGCAGCAGGAGATCGCTTCCGCATTCTTCCGACCCTCGGTCGCAGACGGCGGCCGGATCAACGGATACGCGTTCGAACGTGCGCCCTCCACCGGGGCGCCGCTGCTCCTCGATCTTCCCGCGTGGTTTGAAGCGCGGGTCACCGACGCCGTCACAAGGGGCGACCATACCATCTTTGTCGCCGAAGTCGTCGGGACCGGACTCCGGGACCCGGGCGCGGCGCCGCTCGCGCTCACGCAGACCCCGTGGTCCTACGCCGGGTAG
- a CDS encoding TIGR03668 family PPOX class F420-dependent oxidoreductase, protein MATSDGSEAMLREARIARLATADRNGQPHVVPVCFAYDGAAIYMVIDEKPKRTAPERLRRIRNIIANPKVAMIVDHYEEDWRRLRYTLVTGTARVIESGPDHIRAIALLREKYPQYRTMRLEDRPVVVISPAGTIAWAPGG, encoded by the coding sequence ATGGCCACTAGCGATGGTTCCGAGGCAATGCTCCGCGAAGCCCGCATCGCCCGGCTCGCCACCGCAGACCGCAACGGACAGCCTCACGTCGTCCCGGTATGCTTCGCCTACGATGGGGCGGCGATCTACATGGTCATCGACGAGAAGCCGAAGCGCACGGCACCCGAGCGCCTCCGCCGGATCCGCAACATCATCGCGAATCCCAAGGTGGCCATGATCGTCGACCACTACGAAGAGGATTGGCGGCGATTGCGCTATACGCTCGTGACCGGCACCGCGCGGGTCATCGAATCGGGGCCGGACCACATCCGGGCGATCGCGCTGCTTCGCGAGAAATATCCTCAGTACCGTACGATGAGGCTAGAGGACAGGCCCGTCGTCGTGATCTCGCCGGCGGGCACGATCGCTTGGGCGCCGGGGGGCTAG